In Klebsiella aerogenes, the DNA window CACCGGCTGGCCCTGATTGTCTTTCACCTGGCCATGCAGCCACATCACTTCCCCGGCATCGGTACCGTCATCCATACGGGCGTGGCCATCGGCCAGCGGCGCATTGGCCACATACAGCGGCCCTTCAATAGTGCGCGGGGTGCCGGTTTCGCGCTGCGCCGCCGCATCGAGGGCGTCCTGACGCAGATCGAGGAAGTGTTCAAGACCAAGTCCTGCCGCCAACAGCGCCGCTTCCTGACGCCCGCCGAGTTCGTGCAGATAATTCACCGCATGCCAGAACTCTTCTTCTGTGACGTTATAGTCGTCGATCAGCGTGCAAATATTCTCCAGCAGACGGTGGACGATGGCTTTAAAACGTTCATTACCGCCAGGGACGTTTAAACCCGCGCCTTCACGTAATAATTTCTGCACGGCTTCTTGTTGTACGAAAGCATTACTCATAATTATTCTCTCTTATCGTTGTAGGATATTTGCCGGGTTATCCCGGCAAGAGGTCAGGCGTTATTATTATTATTAGCTATCGTCTTCACGAATAGACGAGGGATGACGGCAAAGCGCCTCTACGCGAATATCCATAAAAGGATACAGCGGTAATCCCATTAAAATCTGATGCAATTCTTCGGCATCTTTGACATCGAAAATACTCACATTGGCGTAAAGCCCCGCGACGCGCCAAATATGTCGCCATTTGCCTTCACGCTGCAATTGTTGCGAATAGGCTTTTTCGCGTTTTTTAATTTCATCCGCTTCGGCGGCAGGAAAACCGAGGGGAATATTGACGGTCATATCAACTTTAAATAGCATTATTTTCTCCTGTTATGCTTTACGGGTATAGAAGCGCAGTTTGTCTTCATCCAATTCCACACCAAGGCCCGGCGTTTGCGGCAACACCACCTGGCCGTTGGCAAAGCTGAGCGGCACGCTGACAATATCGTCTTTCAGCAGCAGCGGGCCGAACATCTCGGTCCCCCACTGCAGCGGCAGCGTTGACCACGCGTGTAGCGACGCGACGGTACCGACGGTGCCTTCCAGCATGGTGCCGCCATACAGGCCAACCCCAGCCGCCTGCGCGACGCGGGCCAGCGCCAGCACGCTATTCGGTCCCCCGGCCTTGGCTATCTTCAGCGCATAAGCGCCAGTGAAGCCCTGCTGCGCCAACTGATAGCCATCACCGGCGGTCGCCACCGCTTCATCGGCGAGGATCGCCGTTTCAATCTGCTGGCTCAGGCGCACCAGCGCGGCGTTGTCCTGCGCGCTGACCGGCTGTTCGATCAAATCAACGCCCATCGCCGCCAGTTCGCGGCAGCCTTTCGCACCGGTAGCGGCATCCCAGGCCTGATTGACGTCAACGCGAATACTGGCACGATCGCCTAATGCTTCGACAATGGCGCGGGTATGACGCAGATCGGTGGCTAATTCGCGAGCGCCGATTTTCAGCTTGAAGGCCTGATGGCGACGTTCGGCCAACAGTTTCTCCCCTTCGGCGATATCTTTATCGGTATCGCCGCTCGCCAGCGTCCACAGCACCGGCAGCGACGTTTGCAGCGCGCCGCCGAGCAGCGCCGACACCGGCAGACCTAAGGCTTTGCCCTGGGCATCAAGTAGCGCGGTTTCAATCGCCGATTTCGCAAAGGTGTTGCCTTTAATGGCGTGGTTCATGCGGGCGGTCAGCGCATTCAGGTTATCGGCTGGCTGCCCTTTCAGCAGCGGCGTCAGGTAGTGAGTCAACGCTGAAGAAATCGCTTCCGGGCTTTCCACGCCGTAGCTCAGTCCGCCAATGGTGGTGGCCTCGCCGATGCCGCAAATACCATCGGAGCGGGTAATACGCACAATAACCAGCGTCTGGCAGCCCATAGTGGTCATCGACAATTTATGTGGCCGGATGGTCGGCACATCCACGATCCAGCTCTCAACGCGTTCTACGGTCGCAGTCATTTTTTGTTCCTGGTGAGATGTATAACTTTTCGTACCCACATTTATAACGGGGATGCCTATGCCTTTGACAATAGGGTCCAGCTAAGCGGATGGTCAACGGCGATAATCGAAATGTTGTGCGATTATCGGCACGCTTGTTAAATTGCGGTTAATAATGTGATCAAGGTGGTAAAACAGGCACAATTCGTCACGACCCATTTTGCGCGCGGTATAGTGATGCCCCGTGAGCTTTGAATTGCAACGGAGAGGGATGCAGCAATGAGCGACAATACCCCTACCACCCTGAGCGCCAGGCAGGCCGAGCACGATCCCAACTTTATGCTATCGCTGGCCCGCGGGCTGGAGGTGCTTAACGCCTTCACCCCGCAACGGCAACGACTGACCATCTCACAACTCAGTCAGAAAACGCAGATTTCCCGCGCCGCGGTGCGCCGCTGCCTGTACACCCTGGCGGCGTTAGGCATGGTGCACAGCCCGGACGGCCGCAGCTATGAACTGTTGCCGCGCGTACTGGCGGTCGGCCACGCCTATCTGGCGGGGACGCCGCTGGCGAAAGTTGCGCAATCGGCGCTGGATAATCTCGGCAAGGCGTTGGGGGAAAGCTGTTCCGCCGCCACGCTTGATGGCGACAACGTGTTATATATCGCCCGCGCGGCGGTCAACAATTTACTGAGCGTCGATTTAGGTCGCGGCAGTCGCCTGCCGGCGTGGACCACCTCGATGGGCCGCGTATTGCTCAGCGCGCTGCCGGAAGAACAGCTTGAAGTGACATTGTCACGAGCAAATCTTATACGCTATACCCCGCACACCCTCTGCGATCTCGCCGCATTGCGCGCGGAAATCGCCAAAGTGAGGATGCAGGGTTATGCGCTGGCCGACCGGCAAATTGAAGTGGGACTATGTTCGCTGGCGGTACCGCTGCTGTCGCGTGGCGGTCAGGTGGTGGCGGCGCTCAACGTTGGCGTACCCGCCTCTTCGATGAGCGCAGCGGCGCTGAAGGAGAAAGCCCTCGCCCCGCTGCGTCGCGCAGCGATGGAACTTTCTCTGCAGCTGTAGGATTTACTGCGGCGTTGGCGTATTCGCCAGTCCGCGCCAGATGCCAACGGCCAGTAATAACAGCAGTACCCCAGCCGTCGCCAACGAGATGCTGTGGGCGCTGATAAAGGCTGTTTTCGCCGCCGCGATCAATGAATCAGCAGGGATCGCCGGCAGCGATTGCGCCACCTTCATGGCTTCGCCGATGGACGACGACGCCTGTACCGCCGCTTCGCCGCCAATCCCGGCAGGTAACGCAATCGCATGACTGTAGCTACGGGTCAGAATCAGGCCGAACAGTGCAATACCGAGTCCCGCGCCCAGTTCATAGGCCATCGTCTCAATGGCCCCCGCCGCCGAGGCTTTCTCTTTTGGCGCTGCCGCCATAATCGCGGATGTCGAAGCCAGCAACGCGCTGGCGGCGCTAAAGCCGAGCAATATCATCAACCCCCATGCCTGCCACTGCTGCGTGCTGAAGTCGGTCATTGACAGGCCGAGGAAACTGAATGCGCTGAGCAGCATCCCGCCGGTCGCCACCTGGCGCAGCCCCAGTTTCGAAACCAACATCCCGGCAATCGGCCCACTGAAGCCGCTGGCGACCATCACCGGCAGCATAAACAATCCGGCCTCAAACGGCGTTTTTTGATGGACGAACTGTAGCTCTTGCGCCATCAGCAGCTCAAAGCCGACCAGCGTAATCAGCGCGGTCATCGCCATCATCACCCCGCTTAAAATAATACGATGGGTGAAAAGACGCATATCCACCATCGGCGTCGGCATCGACAGCTGTTTGCGGATAAACCAGGTCAGCATCGCCGCCCCGCTGATAGCCACCAGCGCGGTCAGCCATAGCGCCAACTGGCCTTTTAACGCCGATTTCGCACTGAATACCAGCATCAGGATCGCCGCAATCAGGATCAGCGCCTGCAGCAGATTCAGCGGCTGCTCGCGACGTGCAGGCTGGCGCGGCACCACTCGGGCATTGATAGCGACCACCAGCAGCACAATCGGCACATTGATCAGAAACACCGAGCCCCAGTAGAAATGCTCAAGCAACAGGCCGCCGACCAACGGCCCAAACGCCGCGCCGCCGGATCCGACCGCCGCCCACAACCCCAGCGCCATATTGCGCTGGCTGGCTTGCGCGAAGGTACCGCGGATCCCGGCGAGCGTCGCCGGGACGATCATCGCCGCCCCCACCGCCAGCAACGCGCGGGAGAGAATCAGCGTCATCGCCGTTGGCGACAGCGCGGCGCACAGCGAAGCGGCGCCAAAAATAGAACTGCCGAGCAGTAATAAACGTTTGAAGCCGATTTTATCGCCTAATGCCCCCATCGGCAGAACCATACCGGCCATCACCAACGAGTAGATATCAATAATCCACAGCAGCTCATTGCCGCTGGTGCCCAGCGCCACGCTTAGCGTCGGCGCAGCAACATGCAGCACCGTCGCATCAATTGCCACCGGGATATAAACCAACAAAATCGCCATCAGCGTTAACCATTGCCGAGACATACCGCTTTTCCTCGATTTTTTAAATTGGACACACGTCCAGAATTGCGATCCTGCCGGATTGTTGAACGACTGTCCAACTTTTTGTTACCATGACGCCATCACCTCTTTGCCGCAGGTCGTTATGCACTATTTAAATCGGGAAGCACGTCGGGAAGTCATTATGCAGGCCGCCATGCGGGTGGCGCTTAACGGCGGTTTCAGTGCGATGACCGTACGCCAGATCGCCAGCGAAGCCGGCGTCGCCGCAGGGCAACTGCACCATCACTTTGCCTCGACCGGCGAACTTAAAGCTCAGACTTTTATCCGTTTGATCCGCGAAATGCTTGATATTCAACTGCTGACTGATGAAGCCAGCTGGAGCGAACGCTTGTTCTCGTTACTCGGCAGCGAGGATGGTCGTCTTGATCCCTACATCCGCTTGTGGCGGGAAGCGCAGATTTTGTCCGATAGCGACGACGAGGTTAAAGCCGCTTACCTGCTCACCATGACCATGTGGCATGACGAAACGGTGACGGCCATTACACGCGGCGCCGATGCTGGCGAGTTTCAGCCGCAGGATACGGCAGAAAATATTGCCTGGCGGCTGATAGCTCTGGTTTGCGGGCTGGATGGCATTTACGCGCTGGGGATGAAGGCCATTGACGATGCGACATTTATGCGTTATATAAAATATTATATAGCGATAGAACTCCCTCAGATATAATTTACATTTAGTAACAATTAACCTCCCCACATTCACTACGTGATTGCTTTCACGTGCCGATTCTTATCTATTCTTCAAACAATACAATAATTAAAAACAGCCGACCCGCTATTACCACCTCCTCATAATCCGCTGTTTTTGCTTATTTATCTTTTTCATTTCGTGCACTTTAGCGAGGGCGTTATGTCGATAGAAAATGATAAGAAGAATCATTATCTCCTGGAGGATTGGCGACCGGAAAATGAGGCGTTCTGGGAAAATAAAGGAAAAGCGATTGCGCGCAGGAATCTGTGGATTTCCGTCTTCTGTTTATTACTCGCTTTCTGCGTCTGGATGTTATTTAGCGCCGTAGCGGTCAATCTCAATAAAGTCGGCTTTAATTTCACCACCGATCAGCTGTTTCTATTAACGGCGCTACCGTCGCTTTCCGGGGCAATATTACGCGTCCCCTATTCATTCATGGTACCAATGTTTGGCGGACGCTACTGGACGGTGATCAGCACCGTCATTTTAGTGATCCCCTGCCTGTGGTTAGGCATTGCCGTACAAAATCCGACTACCCCGTACGAAGTGTTTATCATCATTTCCCTGCTCTGCGGTTTTGCCGGCGCCAACTTCGCCTCGAGCATGGGCAACATTAGTTTCTTCTTCCCGAAAGCGAAACAAGGCAGCGCGCTGGGCATCAACGGCGGCCTTGGCAACCTCGGCGTCAGCGTGATGCAGCTGGTCTCGCCGATTTTTGTCTTCCTGCCGGTGTTCACTTTCCTTGGCGTACGCGGCGTCGAACAGCCGGGCGGCGCGATGTTATGGCTGGGCAACTCGCCGCTGCTATGGGTGCCGCTGCTGGTCATCGCCACCGTCTTCGCCTGGTTTGGCATGAACGATATCGCCAGCTCGAAAGCATCGATTCGCGATCAGTTGCCGGTGCTTAAACGCCCGCATATGTGGCTGTTAAGTCTGCTGTATCTGGCAACCTTCGGCTCATTTATCGGTTTCTCCGCCGGTTTTGCCATGCTGGCGAAAACCCAGTTCCCGGATGTCGATATTCTGAAACTGGCCTTCTTTGGCCCATTCATCGGCGCATTGGCGCGCTCATTCGGCGGGATTATTTCCGACCGTCTGGGCGGCGTGCGGGTGACATTGGTCAACTTCATCCTGATGGCGCTGTTTACCGGCCTGTTATTCCTGACCCTTCCGGGCTCCGGTTCCGGCAGTTTCTTCGCCTTCTACGTGGTGTTTATGGGCCTGTTCTTAACCGCCGGTCTCGGCAGCGGTTCAACCTTCCAGATGATCGCAGTGATCTTCCGCCAGCTCACCATTGATAGCGTGAAAAAACGCGGCGGCAGCGACGAAGAGGCCCAGCATGAGGCGGTAACCGATACCGCCGCCGCACTCGGTTTTATCGCCGCTATCGGCGCCATCGGCGGTTTCTTCATTCCAAAAGCCTTCGGCACCTCACTGGCAATGACCGGTTCGCCGGTCGGCGCGATGAAAGTGTTTTTTGTGTTCTATGTTGTATGCGTGCTGGTCACCTGGTTGGTCTACGGTCGCCGCAAACCGTCCGCTAAATAAGAATAAACGACGAAGCAATGTAACCACGGGGGAGTCATCTCCCGTCAGGAGAATGTCATGAGCAAACTACTGGATCGCTTTCGCTACTTTAAGCAGAAAGGCGAGACCTTTGCCAACGGTCACGGTCAGGTCTATGACAATAATCGTGACTGGGAAGATAGCTACCGTCAGCGCTGGCAATTCGACAAGATAGTCCGCTCCACGCACGGCGTGAACTGTACAGGCTCATGCAGCTGGAAGATTTACGTTAAAAACGGCCTGGTCACCTGGGAAACCCAACA includes these proteins:
- a CDS encoding IclR family transcriptional regulator C-terminal domain-containing protein, translating into MSDNTPTTLSARQAEHDPNFMLSLARGLEVLNAFTPQRQRLTISQLSQKTQISRAAVRRCLYTLAALGMVHSPDGRSYELLPRVLAVGHAYLAGTPLAKVAQSALDNLGKALGESCSAATLDGDNVLYIARAAVNNLLSVDLGRGSRLPAWTTSMGRVLLSALPEEQLEVTLSRANLIRYTPHTLCDLAALRAEIAKVRMQGYALADRQIEVGLCSLAVPLLSRGGQVVAALNVGVPASSMSAAALKEKALAPLRRAAMELSLQL
- the catC gene encoding muconolactone Delta-isomerase; protein product: MLFKVDMTVNIPLGFPAAEADEIKKREKAYSQQLQREGKWRHIWRVAGLYANVSIFDVKDAEELHQILMGLPLYPFMDIRVEALCRHPSSIREDDS
- a CDS encoding MFS transporter, which codes for MSRQWLTLMAILLVYIPVAIDATVLHVAAPTLSVALGTSGNELLWIIDIYSLVMAGMVLPMGALGDKIGFKRLLLLGSSIFGAASLCAALSPTAMTLILSRALLAVGAAMIVPATLAGIRGTFAQASQRNMALGLWAAVGSGGAAFGPLVGGLLLEHFYWGSVFLINVPIVLLVVAINARVVPRQPARREQPLNLLQALILIAAILMLVFSAKSALKGQLALWLTALVAISGAAMLTWFIRKQLSMPTPMVDMRLFTHRIILSGVMMAMTALITLVGFELLMAQELQFVHQKTPFEAGLFMLPVMVASGFSGPIAGMLVSKLGLRQVATGGMLLSAFSFLGLSMTDFSTQQWQAWGLMILLGFSAASALLASTSAIMAAAPKEKASAAGAIETMAYELGAGLGIALFGLILTRSYSHAIALPAGIGGEAAVQASSSIGEAMKVAQSLPAIPADSLIAAAKTAFISAHSISLATAGVLLLLLAVGIWRGLANTPTPQ
- the narU gene encoding nitrate/nitrite transporter NarU, encoding MSIENDKKNHYLLEDWRPENEAFWENKGKAIARRNLWISVFCLLLAFCVWMLFSAVAVNLNKVGFNFTTDQLFLLTALPSLSGAILRVPYSFMVPMFGGRYWTVISTVILVIPCLWLGIAVQNPTTPYEVFIIISLLCGFAGANFASSMGNISFFFPKAKQGSALGINGGLGNLGVSVMQLVSPIFVFLPVFTFLGVRGVEQPGGAMLWLGNSPLLWVPLLVIATVFAWFGMNDIASSKASIRDQLPVLKRPHMWLLSLLYLATFGSFIGFSAGFAMLAKTQFPDVDILKLAFFGPFIGALARSFGGIISDRLGGVRVTLVNFILMALFTGLLFLTLPGSGSGSFFAFYVVFMGLFLTAGLGSGSTFQMIAVIFRQLTIDSVKKRGGSDEEAQHEAVTDTAAALGFIAAIGAIGGFFIPKAFGTSLAMTGSPVGAMKVFFVFYVVCVLVTWLVYGRRKPSAK
- a CDS encoding TetR family transcriptional regulator — its product is MHYLNREARREVIMQAAMRVALNGGFSAMTVRQIASEAGVAAGQLHHHFASTGELKAQTFIRLIREMLDIQLLTDEASWSERLFSLLGSEDGRLDPYIRLWREAQILSDSDDEVKAAYLLTMTMWHDETVTAITRGADAGEFQPQDTAENIAWRLIALVCGLDGIYALGMKAIDDATFMRYIKYYIAIELPQI
- a CDS encoding muconate cycloisomerase family protein, with the protein product MNVGTKSYTSHQEQKMTATVERVESWIVDVPTIRPHKLSMTTMGCQTLVIVRITRSDGICGIGEATTIGGLSYGVESPEAISSALTHYLTPLLKGQPADNLNALTARMNHAIKGNTFAKSAIETALLDAQGKALGLPVSALLGGALQTSLPVLWTLASGDTDKDIAEGEKLLAERRHQAFKLKIGARELATDLRHTRAIVEALGDRASIRVDVNQAWDAATGAKGCRELAAMGVDLIEQPVSAQDNAALVRLSQQIETAILADEAVATAGDGYQLAQQGFTGAYALKIAKAGGPNSVLALARVAQAAGVGLYGGTMLEGTVGTVASLHAWSTLPLQWGTEMFGPLLLKDDIVSVPLSFANGQVVLPQTPGLGVELDEDKLRFYTRKA